Genomic window (Aminivibrio sp.):
CCCCGGATCGGGCTTCAAGTCGTGAGAAAAACAACCGCCGCAGTTCCTGACAACGGCACAGATCTTATCTCCTTCATCCCGGACGGAAAGCTCCACCCCTTCATCCGGGTCTGCTCGCCCCCCATGAATCAGGGCATTGTTCACCGCTTCGTTAAGAGCGAGAAAAAAGAGCATGCCCCGCCGTTCACCCAGATCCCGGAAAACAGAAAGGATCCGATCTCTGTGCG
Coding sequences:
- a CDS encoding ATP-binding protein; translation: MGTGRLLVEIRFSSIEQFAPHRDRILSVFRDLGERRGMLFFLALNEAVNNALIHGGRADPDEGVELSVRDEGDKICAVVRNCGGCFSHDLKPDPGVFDDGLRESGRGVQIILHIVDWCRISESGRLVSLCMNKPGTISGDRGE